The following are from one region of the Chromobacterium phragmitis genome:
- a CDS encoding cytochrome c1 → MKNKIRHLIAAAALALPCALPAFANEGGPKLDKANIDIQDTESLQRGAQIFVNYCLSCHSASMMRYNRLEDIGLTEEQIKANLLPEGAKIGDQMNIAMNKQDAKAWFGATPPDLSLIARSRGADYLYSYLRGFYRDPSRPTGWNNLVFDKVGMPHIFWEWQGDQELKTMKNAEGHEEHKLELVKAGTLTKLENGKANTVEFDRRMRDLTNFLVYIGEPAAVKRQQIGYVVVLFLGLLLFPLVYLLKKEYWRDVH, encoded by the coding sequence ATGAAAAACAAGATCCGTCACCTGATCGCCGCCGCGGCGCTGGCCTTGCCCTGCGCGCTGCCGGCTTTCGCCAACGAGGGCGGTCCCAAGCTCGACAAGGCGAACATCGACATCCAGGACACCGAGAGCCTGCAGCGCGGCGCGCAGATCTTCGTCAACTACTGCCTGTCCTGCCACTCGGCCAGCATGATGCGTTACAACCGGCTGGAAGACATCGGCCTGACCGAAGAGCAGATCAAGGCCAATCTGTTGCCGGAGGGCGCGAAGATCGGCGACCAGATGAACATCGCGATGAACAAGCAGGACGCCAAGGCCTGGTTCGGCGCCACGCCGCCCGATCTGTCGCTGATCGCGCGTTCCCGCGGCGCCGACTACCTGTACAGCTATCTGCGCGGTTTCTATCGTGATCCGTCTCGTCCCACCGGCTGGAACAACCTGGTGTTCGACAAGGTCGGCATGCCGCACATTTTCTGGGAATGGCAGGGCGACCAGGAGCTGAAGACGATGAAGAACGCCGAAGGCCATGAAGAGCACAAGCTGGAACTGGTGAAAGCCGGCACGCTGACCAAGCTGGAAAACGGCAAGGCCAACACCGTCGAGTTCGACCGCCGCATGCGCGACTTGACCAACTTCCTGGTCTACATCGGCGAGCCGGCGGCGGTGAAGCGCCAGCAGATCGGCTACGTGGTGGTGCTGTTCCTCGGCCTGCTGCTGTTCCCGCTGGTGTACCTGCTAAAGAAAGAGTACTGGCGCGACGTTCACTAA
- a CDS encoding glutathione S-transferase N-terminal domain-containing protein — MMTLYSGITCPFSQRCRIVLFEKGMDFEIIDVDIHNKPEDLAVMNPYNEVPVLVERDLILHESNIINEYIDERFPHPQLMPADPVMRARARLFLHRFENELFIHVKTLEAGATGKEATKAREAIRDGLTTIAPIFSKQKFMLGDDFSMIDVAIAPLMWRLEHYNIDLGKSAAPILKYAERIFQRQSFIDSLTPSEKAMRK, encoded by the coding sequence ATGATGACCCTCTACTCCGGAATCACCTGCCCGTTCAGTCAGCGCTGCCGTATCGTGCTCTTCGAGAAAGGGATGGATTTCGAAATCATCGATGTGGATATCCATAACAAGCCGGAAGACCTGGCTGTGATGAACCCGTACAACGAAGTGCCGGTTCTGGTGGAGCGCGACCTGATCCTGCATGAGTCGAACATCATCAATGAATACATCGACGAGCGTTTCCCGCACCCGCAACTGATGCCGGCCGATCCGGTGATGCGCGCTCGCGCCCGCCTGTTCCTGCATCGTTTCGAAAACGAACTGTTCATTCATGTGAAGACGCTGGAAGCCGGCGCCACAGGCAAGGAAGCGACCAAGGCCCGCGAAGCAATCCGCGACGGCCTGACCACCATCGCGCCGATCTTCTCCAAGCAAAAGTTCATGCTGGGCGACGACTTCTCGATGATAGACGTGGCCATCGCTCCGCTGATGTGGCGTCTGGAGCATTACAACATTGACCTGGGCAAGAGCGCGGCGCCGATCCTGAAGTACGCCGAGCGCATTTTCCAGCGTCAGTCCTTCATCGATTCGCTGACCCCGTCCGAAAAGGCGATGCGCAAGTAA
- a CDS encoding ammonium transporter, which produces MKKILAAMASGLAALSLPALADAPAGPAVAAAKVINSGDTAWMLTSTALVLFMTIPGLALFYGGMVRKKNVLATLMQSFAITALVTVLWAVVGYSLAFTVGNPYIGDLSRLLLDGMVYMKDAGKLAVHPLAGTIPESVFMTFQMTFAIITPALITGAFAERMKFSAMLVFMALWSLLVYVPVAHWVWAPGGWMGNYGVLDFAGGTVVHINAGVAGLVTALVLGKRVGFGREAMPPHNLVLTLVGASMLWVGWFGFNAGSAVAADGRAGMAMVTTQVATAMAALAWMFAEWIAKKKPSVLGIASGAVAGLVAITPAAGFVDVKGALAIGLAAGVVCFWGATGLKHMMGYDDSLDAFGVHGVGGILGALLTGVFAVKDIGGADGSLVIQALGVGVTIVYCGIVTFILLKLVDIALGLRVAEDEEREGLDLVLHGERVE; this is translated from the coding sequence ATGAAAAAGATACTCGCTGCCATGGCTTCCGGGCTCGCCGCTCTCTCCCTGCCCGCGCTGGCCGACGCGCCCGCCGGCCCGGCGGTGGCCGCCGCCAAGGTGATCAACTCCGGCGACACCGCCTGGATGCTGACCTCCACCGCCCTGGTGCTGTTCATGACCATTCCCGGCCTGGCGCTGTTCTACGGCGGCATGGTCCGCAAGAAAAACGTGTTGGCCACGCTGATGCAGAGCTTCGCCATCACCGCTCTGGTGACCGTGTTGTGGGCGGTGGTCGGCTACAGTCTCGCCTTCACCGTCGGCAACCCCTATATCGGCGATCTGTCGCGCCTGCTGCTGGACGGCATGGTGTACATGAAGGATGCCGGCAAGCTGGCCGTGCATCCTCTGGCCGGCACCATTCCGGAATCGGTGTTCATGACCTTCCAGATGACCTTCGCCATCATCACTCCGGCGCTGATCACCGGCGCCTTCGCCGAGCGGATGAAATTCTCGGCGATGCTGGTCTTCATGGCCTTGTGGTCGTTGCTGGTCTACGTGCCGGTCGCCCACTGGGTGTGGGCGCCGGGCGGCTGGATGGGCAATTACGGCGTGCTGGACTTTGCCGGGGGCACCGTGGTGCACATCAACGCCGGCGTGGCCGGCTTGGTGACCGCCCTGGTGCTGGGCAAGCGCGTAGGCTTCGGCCGCGAGGCGATGCCTCCCCATAACCTGGTGCTGACGCTGGTGGGCGCATCGATGCTGTGGGTGGGCTGGTTCGGCTTCAACGCCGGCTCCGCCGTCGCCGCCGACGGCCGCGCCGGCATGGCGATGGTCACCACCCAGGTCGCCACCGCGATGGCCGCGCTGGCCTGGATGTTCGCCGAGTGGATCGCCAAGAAGAAGCCGTCGGTGCTGGGCATCGCCTCCGGCGCGGTGGCGGGCCTGGTCGCCATCACCCCGGCCGCCGGCTTCGTCGACGTCAAGGGCGCGCTGGCCATAGGCTTGGCCGCCGGCGTGGTCTGCTTCTGGGGAGCCACCGGCCTGAAGCACATGATGGGCTATGACGACTCGCTGGACGCTTTCGGCGTGCACGGCGTCGGCGGCATCCTGGGGGCGCTGCTGACCGGCGTGTTCGCGGTCAAGGATATCGGCGGCGCCGACGGCAGCCTGGTCATCCAGGCGTTGGGCGTTGGCGTCACCATCGTCTACTGCGGCATCGTCACCTTCATCCTGCTGAAGCTGGTGGATATCGCCCTGGGCCTGCGCGTGGCCGAAGACGAGGAGCGCGAGGGCCTGGACTTGGTTCTGCACGGCGAGCGTGTGGAGTAG
- a CDS encoding Nif3-like dinuclear metal center hexameric protein yields the protein MLLRDLHGWLDGCLEPWRYKDYAPNGLQVEGRSEVRKVVTGVTASQALIDAAAERGADAILVHHGYFWKGEDASIRGMKKRRVASLLRNDISLLAYHLPLDGHLELGNNAQLGKLLGLAVAGQSGEQNLLWHGEWNAGGDAAALAAHVSDALGRSAQLLGRVDKPVRRVAWCTGGAQGFFSDAIALGIDVFITGEASEQNYHMAMESDVAFIAAGHHATERFGIKALGEHLAQVSGINVEFIDVFNPV from the coding sequence ATGTTGCTGAGAGATTTGCATGGCTGGCTGGATGGCTGCCTGGAGCCCTGGCGCTACAAGGACTACGCGCCCAATGGATTGCAGGTGGAAGGAAGAAGCGAAGTCCGCAAGGTGGTGACCGGCGTAACCGCGTCCCAGGCGCTGATCGACGCGGCGGCGGAGCGGGGAGCGGATGCCATCCTGGTCCATCATGGCTATTTCTGGAAAGGCGAAGACGCCAGCATCCGAGGCATGAAGAAGCGCCGCGTCGCTTCGCTGCTGCGGAACGACATCAGCCTGCTGGCTTATCATTTGCCGCTGGATGGCCATCTTGAGCTGGGCAACAACGCTCAGTTGGGCAAATTGTTGGGCTTGGCGGTGGCGGGGCAGTCCGGGGAGCAAAACCTGCTCTGGCATGGAGAGTGGAATGCGGGCGGCGATGCCGCGGCGCTCGCCGCGCATGTTTCCGACGCGCTGGGGCGAAGCGCGCAGTTGCTGGGGCGAGTCGACAAGCCGGTTAGACGCGTGGCCTGGTGCACCGGCGGCGCGCAGGGTTTTTTCTCCGACGCGATCGCGCTCGGCATTGACGTTTTCATCACCGGCGAAGCATCGGAACAGAATTACCACATGGCGATGGAAAGCGATGTCGCATTCATCGCCGCGGGTCATCATGCAACGGAACGCTTTGGCATCAAGGCACTAGGCGAGCATTTGGCGCAAGTATCCGGCATAAATGTCGAATTTATTGATGTTTTCAACCCGGTTTAA
- a CDS encoding cytochrome b: MSKAQKLLNWVDARFPLTALWESQWGKYVAPKNFNFWYFFGSLAMLVLVLQIVTGIFLTMNYKPDGTLNAAGIPVAFASVEYIMRDVAGGWIIRYMHSTGASMFFVVVYLHMFRGLIYGSYKQPRELVWVFGTLIFLCLMAEAFMGYLLPWGQMSFWGAQVIVNLFGSIPVIGPDLSLWIRGDFVVSDATLNRFFALHVIAVPLVLLALVAAHLMALHEVGSNNPDGVEIKKQPKDPSTGLYLDGIYSHPYYTIKDILGVVVFMVVFSVIVFFLPEMGGYFLEHPNFDQADPLKTPPHIAPVWYFTPFYAILRAVPSFAGTQVWGVLAMGAAVVLIAFLPWLDRSPIKSIRYRGPKFKVALILFIASFIGLGILGAMPPTEVRTLISQIFSVIYFAFFLGMPFYTKNDVGSVPVPDRVTDTNAKRQIQFVALVALTVFLAALFAMNV, encoded by the coding sequence ATGAGCAAAGCACAAAAGCTGCTTAACTGGGTGGACGCGCGTTTCCCGCTGACCGCCTTGTGGGAAAGCCAATGGGGCAAGTATGTCGCGCCCAAGAATTTCAACTTCTGGTACTTCTTCGGTTCGCTGGCCATGCTGGTGCTGGTGCTGCAGATCGTCACCGGCATCTTCCTGACCATGAATTACAAGCCGGACGGCACGCTTAACGCCGCAGGCATCCCGGTCGCCTTCGCCTCGGTCGAATACATCATGCGCGACGTGGCCGGCGGCTGGATCATCCGCTACATGCACTCCACCGGCGCCTCGATGTTCTTCGTCGTGGTTTACCTGCACATGTTCCGCGGCCTGATCTATGGCTCGTACAAGCAGCCGCGCGAGCTGGTCTGGGTGTTCGGCACGCTGATCTTCCTGTGCCTGATGGCCGAGGCCTTCATGGGGTATTTGCTGCCATGGGGCCAGATGTCGTTCTGGGGTGCCCAGGTGATCGTCAACCTGTTCGGCTCGATTCCCGTGATCGGCCCCGACCTGTCGCTGTGGATACGCGGCGACTTCGTAGTGTCCGACGCCACGCTGAACCGCTTCTTCGCGCTGCACGTGATCGCGGTGCCGCTGGTGCTGCTGGCGCTGGTGGCGGCCCACCTGATGGCTCTGCACGAAGTGGGCTCCAACAACCCTGACGGCGTGGAGATCAAGAAGCAGCCCAAGGACCCGAGCACCGGCCTGTACCTGGACGGCATCTACTCGCACCCGTACTACACCATCAAGGACATCCTCGGCGTCGTGGTGTTCATGGTGGTGTTCTCGGTGATCGTGTTCTTCCTGCCGGAAATGGGCGGCTACTTCCTCGAGCATCCGAACTTCGACCAGGCCGATCCGCTGAAGACCCCGCCGCACATCGCGCCGGTCTGGTACTTCACTCCGTTCTACGCGATCCTGCGCGCCGTGCCGTCTTTCGCCGGGACTCAGGTGTGGGGCGTGCTGGCAATGGGAGCCGCCGTGGTGCTGATCGCCTTCCTGCCGTGGCTGGATCGTTCGCCGATCAAGTCCATCCGCTACCGCGGTCCCAAGTTCAAGGTCGCGCTGATCCTGTTCATCGCCTCCTTCATCGGCCTGGGCATCCTGGGCGCGATGCCGCCGACCGAAGTGCGCACGCTGATCTCGCAGATCTTCTCGGTGATCTACTTCGCCTTCTTCCTGGGCATGCCGTTCTACACCAAGAACGATGTGGGCAGCGTCCCGGTTCCGGATCGGGTGACCGACACCAACGCCAAGCGTCAGATCCAGTTCGTGGCCCTGGTGGCGCTCACCGTGTTCCTGGCCGCGTTGTTCGCGATGAACGTGTAA
- a CDS encoding accessory factor UbiK family protein encodes MLSQKLFEEISAKIGETIAASPAKDIEKNVRAMMASTFAKMDLVTREEFDVQQAVLARTREKLAALETRLSRLEAELFPEETAAKVEEQSELGHS; translated from the coding sequence ATGTTGAGCCAGAAACTGTTTGAAGAGATCAGCGCCAAGATCGGCGAGACTATCGCCGCCAGCCCGGCCAAGGACATCGAAAAGAACGTGCGTGCGATGATGGCTTCCACCTTCGCCAAGATGGATCTGGTCACCCGCGAGGAATTCGACGTGCAGCAGGCGGTGCTGGCGCGCACCCGCGAGAAGCTGGCCGCGCTGGAGACGCGCCTGTCCCGCCTGGAGGCGGAGCTGTTTCCCGAGGAGACGGCCGCCAAGGTGGAAGAGCAGTCCGAACTCGGCCATTCCTGA
- a CDS encoding ClpXP protease specificity-enhancing factor — protein sequence MSSSTKPYMIRALHQWCGDNGYTPYIVVWVNGRTDVPLEYVKNNEIVLNIADTATKNLRIDNEWISFSARFGGVSRDIWVPIGNVMSIFARETGEGMGFEVEPMSEEAASLKPVGAEEEAPESGGDDPSPNRPSGRPSLRIVK from the coding sequence ATGAGCTCCAGCACCAAGCCGTACATGATCCGCGCGTTGCATCAGTGGTGCGGCGACAATGGCTACACCCCGTACATCGTGGTGTGGGTCAATGGCCGCACCGATGTGCCGCTCGAGTACGTGAAGAACAATGAGATCGTGCTCAATATCGCCGATACCGCAACCAAGAACCTGCGCATCGACAATGAGTGGATTTCGTTTTCCGCGCGTTTCGGCGGGGTTTCGCGCGACATCTGGGTGCCGATCGGCAACGTGATGTCCATCTTCGCCCGGGAAACCGGCGAGGGCATGGGTTTCGAGGTGGAGCCGATGAGCGAAGAGGCGGCCAGCCTGAAGCCGGTTGGCGCCGAAGAGGAAGCGCCGGAGTCCGGCGGCGACGATCCGTCGCCGAACCGCCCCAGCGGGCGGCCAAGCCTGCGTATCGTCAAGTAA
- the petA gene encoding ubiquinol-cytochrome c reductase iron-sulfur subunit: MSEQQVDTGRRRFLTIASSAVGGVAVVGAATPFFMSFFPSERAKAAGAPVEVDIGKIEAGQKINVEWRGKPVWILNRTPDQLKNLPKNDPRLVDPKSEVDQQPSYCQNEHRSIKPEFLVAVGICTHLGCSPTFRPDLAPADLGPDWLGGFYCPCHGSKFDLAARVFKGVPAPKNLEIPPHKYLSATRLLIGDDK, from the coding sequence ATGAGTGAACAGCAAGTCGATACGGGGCGCCGTCGTTTTCTGACGATCGCTTCCAGCGCTGTTGGGGGTGTTGCGGTAGTCGGCGCGGCCACGCCGTTTTTCATGAGCTTTTTCCCGTCCGAGAGGGCCAAGGCCGCCGGCGCGCCGGTAGAGGTAGACATCGGCAAGATCGAGGCCGGCCAGAAGATCAACGTCGAATGGCGCGGCAAGCCGGTATGGATTCTCAACCGCACGCCGGACCAGCTGAAGAACCTGCCCAAGAACGACCCCAGGCTGGTCGATCCCAAATCCGAAGTGGATCAGCAGCCCTCTTACTGTCAGAACGAGCATCGTTCCATCAAGCCCGAGTTCTTGGTGGCGGTCGGCATCTGCACACACTTGGGCTGTTCGCCGACCTTCCGGCCCGATCTGGCGCCCGCCGACCTGGGGCCGGACTGGCTGGGAGGCTTCTACTGCCCCTGCCATGGCTCCAAGTTCGACCTGGCCGCCCGCGTGTTCAAGGGGGTGCCGGCGCCGAAGAACCTGGAGATCCCCCCGCACAAGTATCTGTCCGCTACCCGCCTGTTGATTGGCGACGACAAATAA
- the glnK gene encoding P-II family nitrogen regulator, with amino-acid sequence MKLVTAVIKPFKLDEVREALSAIGVQGVTVSEVKGFGRQKGHTELYRGAEYVVDFLPKVKLEIAIDDALLDQVVEAIEKSARTGKIGDGKIFVYDLEQVIRIRTGETGADAV; translated from the coding sequence ATGAAACTCGTCACCGCAGTGATCAAGCCGTTCAAGCTTGATGAAGTCCGCGAAGCGCTGTCCGCCATCGGCGTACAGGGCGTCACCGTATCCGAGGTCAAGGGATTCGGCCGCCAGAAAGGCCATACCGAGTTGTATCGCGGCGCCGAATACGTCGTCGACTTCCTGCCCAAGGTGAAGCTGGAAATCGCCATCGACGACGCGCTGCTGGACCAGGTGGTGGAAGCCATCGAGAAATCCGCCCGCACCGGCAAAATCGGCGACGGCAAGATCTTCGTCTACGACCTGGAGCAGGTGATCCGCATCCGCACCGGCGAAACCGGCGCCGACGCGGTCTGA
- the rfbD gene encoding dTDP-4-dehydrorhamnose reductase has protein sequence MDEALPRILITGKDGQVGHALQAALAPLGQLIAADRRQLDLSQTGRLSQALDRIRPDIIVNPAAYTAVDKAESEPELAFQVNAEAPGELARWAASHDALMVHYSTDYVFSGQGNQPWREDDAPDPQSVYGRSKWQGERNVRAAGGRHLILRTSWVFGAHGANFLKTMLRLAAERDSLNVVDDQIGAPTSALLIADCTARLLSRYLDAPDAFACGTYHLAAQGETSWHGYARYLLSRAQALGLDLKLAPDAIQGIPSCDYPTPARRPANSRLDCGKLKQTFDLELPSWQAGVDPALAELARAMPRRHTEDGKGQP, from the coding sequence ATGGATGAAGCACTGCCTCGCATTCTGATTACCGGCAAAGACGGCCAGGTCGGCCACGCCCTGCAGGCCGCGCTGGCGCCGCTCGGCCAATTGATCGCCGCAGATCGCCGGCAATTGGACCTGAGCCAAACAGGACGCCTCTCCCAGGCTCTGGATCGCATCCGGCCTGACATCATCGTCAACCCGGCCGCCTACACCGCAGTGGACAAGGCGGAAAGCGAGCCGGAACTGGCGTTCCAGGTCAATGCCGAGGCTCCTGGCGAGCTTGCGCGATGGGCTGCCTCCCACGACGCGTTGATGGTTCACTACTCCACCGATTACGTGTTCAGCGGCCAAGGCAACCAACCCTGGCGCGAGGACGACGCGCCCGACCCGCAATCCGTATACGGCCGCAGCAAATGGCAAGGCGAGCGGAACGTCCGCGCCGCCGGCGGACGGCATCTGATATTGCGCACCAGCTGGGTCTTCGGCGCGCACGGCGCCAACTTCCTGAAAACCATGCTGCGACTGGCCGCCGAACGCGACTCGCTCAACGTCGTGGACGATCAGATCGGCGCGCCGACCTCCGCCCTCCTGATCGCGGACTGCACCGCCCGACTGCTTAGCCGCTATCTGGACGCGCCGGACGCGTTCGCCTGCGGCACCTACCATCTGGCGGCGCAAGGCGAAACCAGCTGGCACGGCTACGCGCGCTACCTGCTAAGCCGGGCGCAAGCCCTCGGGCTCGACCTCAAACTCGCTCCGGACGCCATCCAGGGCATCCCCAGCTGCGACTACCCGACCCCGGCCCGGCGTCCCGCCAACTCCAGGCTGGATTGCGGCAAGCTCAAGCAGACCTTCGATCTGGAACTGCCGAGCTGGCAGGCCGGGGTCGACCCAGCGCTCGCGGAACTGGCCCGCGCCATGCCGCGCCGGCACACTGAAGATGGAAAAGGACAGCCATGA
- the rfbB gene encoding dTDP-glucose 4,6-dehydratase translates to MTILVTGGAGFIGGNFVLDWLARHDETLVNLDALTYAGNLETLKSVQAHPGHVFVHGDILDSALLDQLLARHQPRAVIHFAAESHVDRSIHGPMAFIQTNIIGTFQLLESARRYWQGLEARRQQDFRFLHVSTDEVYGSLAADDAPFSERHPQQPNSPYSASKASSDHLVRAWHHTYGLPVLTTNCSNNYGPYHFPEKLIPLVILNALAGEPLPIYGDGLQVRDWLFVSDHCSAVRRVLEAGRAGETYNVGGCNEKTNLEVVRTICSLLDGLRPRADGRSYAEQIRFVSDRPGHDRRYAIDAGKLERELGWRPAETFDSGIRKTIEWYLANAEWAAHVRDGSYRDWVSKQYG, encoded by the coding sequence ATGACCATTCTCGTTACCGGCGGCGCGGGCTTCATAGGCGGAAATTTCGTACTGGACTGGCTGGCTAGGCATGATGAAACGCTCGTCAATCTCGATGCGCTCACCTATGCCGGCAATCTGGAAACGCTGAAATCCGTGCAGGCGCATCCCGGCCATGTTTTTGTTCACGGCGATATCCTAGACTCCGCGCTGCTGGATCAACTCTTGGCGAGACATCAGCCACGCGCCGTAATCCACTTCGCCGCGGAAAGCCATGTGGATCGCTCCATTCACGGCCCGATGGCCTTCATCCAGACCAATATCATCGGCACTTTTCAATTGCTGGAAAGCGCGCGCCGGTATTGGCAAGGCCTGGAAGCGCGCCGCCAGCAGGACTTTCGCTTTCTCCACGTTTCCACCGACGAAGTCTACGGTTCGCTGGCTGCGGATGATGCCCCTTTCAGCGAGCGCCACCCCCAGCAACCCAACAGCCCCTACTCGGCCTCCAAAGCCTCGTCGGATCATCTGGTCCGCGCCTGGCATCACACCTACGGCCTGCCGGTGCTAACCACGAACTGCAGCAACAACTATGGTCCCTACCATTTCCCGGAAAAGCTGATCCCGCTGGTGATCCTGAACGCGCTGGCCGGGGAGCCGCTGCCCATTTACGGCGACGGCCTGCAAGTCCGCGACTGGCTGTTCGTCAGCGACCATTGCAGCGCGGTCCGCCGGGTGCTGGAAGCAGGCCGAGCGGGAGAAACCTACAATGTCGGCGGCTGCAATGAAAAGACCAATCTGGAAGTGGTCCGCACCATCTGCAGCCTGCTGGACGGATTGCGTCCCAGAGCGGATGGCCGCTCTTACGCCGAACAGATCCGCTTCGTAAGCGATCGGCCCGGCCACGACAGGCGCTATGCCATAGACGCGGGCAAACTGGAACGGGAGCTTGGGTGGAGGCCGGCCGAAACATTCGACAGCGGCATACGCAAGACCATCGAATGGTATCTGGCCAATGCGGAGTGGGCCGCCCACGTCCGGGACGGCAGTTATCGCGATTGGGTGAGCAAGCAATATGGATGA